Genomic segment of Bifidobacterium lemurum:
GATCAGTACGACTCAGCGACATCGCCGAACAGACCGGGTATTCCCTGGCCACGGTATCCAAGGCCCTCAATGGACGCGCGGACGTCTCCGAAACCACCCGGCAGGCCATCGACGCCGCATTGCGCGACAGCGGCTACACCCGGCGTCCCACTACCCCCAAACAACAGCGGCTGATTGAAGTGGTGTTCGAGGACTTCGAAACGGTCTGGGCTCTGGATGTCCTCCGCGGCGTCATCGCCGAGGCCAAGCAGCACGACCTCAGCGTCACCGTCACCGAAGGCGGCACCAAACAACACCCCGACCCCTCATGGCTCGACGGCGTACTTCGTCGCCAACCGCTCGGCGCGATCCTCGTGTTCTCCAATCTATCCAAAACGGAACGCACCAAACTCAAGGCCCGCAACATCCCCTTCGTGGTGTTCGACCCTTCCGGAGACCCCTCCGCCGACAGTCTGTCGGTGCAGGCAGACAATTGGACCGGAGGCGTGATCGCGACACGCCATCTGCTGTCCTTAGGACATACCCGCATCGGCATCATCACGGGCCCGGACTATATGATGTGTTCGCGCGCCCGTCTGGACGGCTACTCGTCCGCACTGGCGGAGAAGGGCATACCCGCGGATCCGACGTTGGTCACCGAGGGGGATTTCACCACGCCGAGCGGATACGCGCAGGCCATGGCGATGCTGGAGAACCCCAACACCCGTCCCACCGCCGTATTCGCAGGCAATGACCTTCAGGCCATGGGCGTCTACGAAGCCGCCAGACAGCTCGGGTTGCGCATTCCCGAGGATCTTTCCGTCGTCGGGTTCGACGACGTGCAGACCGCCGCGTTCATGGGACCGTCGCTCACCACCGTCCGCCAGCC
This window contains:
- a CDS encoding LacI family DNA-binding transcriptional regulator, translating into MSTSAPRDARRRSVRLSDIAEQTGYSLATVSKALNGRADVSETTRQAIDAALRDSGYTRRPTTPKQQRLIEVVFEDFETVWALDVLRGVIAEAKQHDLSVTVTEGGTKQHPDPSWLDGVLRRQPLGAILVFSNLSKTERTKLKARNIPFVVFDPSGDPSADSLSVQADNWTGGVIATRHLLSLGHTRIGIITGPDYMMCSRARLDGYSSALAEKGIPADPTLVTEGDFTTPSGYAQAMAMLENPNTRPTAVFAGNDLQAMGVYEAARQLGLRIPEDLSVVGFDDVQTAAFMGPSLTTVRQPLQEMAGAATRMLIQATRGETPSSVILPTSLIVRNSTRALND